The following proteins are encoded in a genomic region of Bradyrhizobium sp. SK17:
- a CDS encoding glycosyltransferase family 39 protein: MSTVSILPAARRTSRKLTIRRIAAWIASRATDPRTSLWFVIGFALVHAFLWTLILVKLKAAQDVHMDVAEAYAWGQRFLLGYGKHPPLSGWIAGVWFRIFPVTNWSTYALAMATVSFALVVCWLIALRVVDRRRAFFMVVMLALYPIFNFKGFKYNADLAQLLPLPLLVLAYLNAFEKRSFKSGLWLGFAGMLALMTKYWVVTVIGAIGLAALIHPQRAQFLRSPAPWVAIGTMIVAMIPHLVWLEEVNFVPFTYAGDVYALSSRALNVQLVIGYILHNAGLLAIPVALGFVALLLGAVPWRPSDVLARIWSRGPNPAVNLPQALNVWIIQSIVAIGPPLGALAFTVYIKTDWGIPLFFLVPLALVAIPALRFPRMALFSITAVWLVATIATLIAAPSIATQEMASSHNGAATYAARSELARELTQTWQDRFHSRWAVVIARSDIGEPMTFYSPDHPASLVPGEAWTSGLTSLDEARRLGFIGICDTTDPVFLKPCEAWMAENAKDAEPLVMTTMRFFNGHPGPSTAWKVYLVPPAK; encoded by the coding sequence ATGTCGACCGTCTCCATTCTTCCCGCCGCACGGCGCACGAGCCGCAAGCTGACGATTCGCCGGATCGCCGCATGGATCGCCTCGCGCGCCACCGATCCCAGGACCAGCCTGTGGTTCGTGATCGGCTTCGCGCTGGTCCACGCGTTTCTCTGGACGCTCATCCTGGTCAAGCTGAAGGCCGCGCAGGACGTCCACATGGATGTCGCGGAAGCCTATGCCTGGGGCCAGCGCTTCCTGCTCGGCTACGGCAAGCATCCGCCGCTGTCGGGCTGGATCGCAGGCGTCTGGTTCAGGATCTTCCCCGTGACCAACTGGTCGACCTATGCGCTCGCGATGGCCACCGTCAGCTTCGCGCTGGTGGTGTGCTGGCTGATCGCGCTGCGCGTCGTCGATCGCCGTCGCGCGTTCTTCATGGTGGTGATGCTCGCGCTCTACCCGATCTTCAATTTCAAGGGTTTCAAGTACAACGCCGACCTCGCCCAGCTGCTGCCGCTGCCGCTGCTGGTGCTGGCCTATCTGAACGCGTTCGAGAAGCGCAGCTTCAAGTCAGGTCTGTGGCTCGGCTTCGCCGGCATGCTGGCGCTGATGACCAAGTACTGGGTGGTGACGGTGATCGGCGCCATCGGGCTTGCCGCGCTGATCCATCCGCAGCGCGCCCAGTTCCTGCGCTCGCCGGCGCCATGGGTTGCGATCGGCACGATGATCGTGGCGATGATTCCGCATCTGGTGTGGCTGGAGGAGGTGAACTTCGTGCCGTTCACCTATGCCGGCGACGTCTATGCGCTGTCGAGCCGCGCACTCAACGTGCAGCTCGTGATCGGCTACATCTTGCACAATGCCGGGCTGCTCGCGATTCCCGTTGCGCTTGGCTTTGTCGCGCTGTTGCTGGGGGCGGTGCCGTGGCGGCCGTCGGACGTGCTGGCGCGCATCTGGTCGCGCGGACCCAATCCGGCCGTCAACCTGCCGCAGGCGCTCAACGTCTGGATCATCCAGTCGATCGTCGCGATCGGGCCGCCGCTCGGCGCGCTGGCGTTCACCGTCTACATCAAGACCGATTGGGGCATCCCGCTGTTCTTCCTGGTGCCGCTGGCGCTGGTCGCGATCCCCGCGCTGCGCTTCCCGCGCATGGCGCTGTTCTCGATCACGGCGGTCTGGTTGGTGGCCACGATCGCCACGCTGATCGCCGCGCCCAGCATCGCCACGCAGGAGATGGCGTCGAGCCACAATGGCGCCGCGACCTACGCGGCGCGCTCCGAGCTCGCCCGCGAGCTCACCCAGACCTGGCAGGACAGATTCCATTCACGCTGGGCCGTGGTGATTGCGCGTTCCGACATCGGCGAGCCGATGACGTTCTACAGTCCGGATCATCCGGCGTCGCTGGTGCCGGGCGAAGCGTGGACCTCCGGTCTGACCTCGCTCGATGAAGCCAGGCGTCTCGGTTTCATCGGCATCTGCGACACCACCGATCCGGTGTTCCTGAAGCCATGCGAGGCGTGGATGGCGGAGAATGCCAAGGATGCCGAGCCGCTGGTGATGACCACCATGCGCTTCTTCAACGGTCATCCCGGGCCGTCGACCGCCTGGAAAGTCTATCTGGTGCCGCCGGCGAAGTAG
- a CDS encoding HPr family phosphocarrier protein — protein MSDGASGDNQAGPGVPTGAMSRELLIVNKRGLHARASAKFVQLVERFNAEVWVTRGGETVGGTSIMGLMMLAAGPGTTVVVSAKGAEAQQALDAIAELVASKFNEEGT, from the coding sequence ATGAGCGACGGGGCCTCGGGCGATAACCAGGCCGGCCCGGGCGTGCCAACGGGCGCCATGTCCCGCGAACTGCTGATCGTCAACAAGCGCGGCCTGCATGCGCGGGCATCGGCCAAGTTCGTCCAGCTGGTCGAACGCTTCAATGCCGAGGTCTGGGTCACGCGCGGCGGCGAGACCGTCGGCGGCACCTCGATCATGGGCCTGATGATGCTGGCCGCCGGCCCCGGCACCACGGTCGTGGTCTCCGCCAAGGGCGCCGAGGCGCAGCAAGCGCTCGACGCCATCGCCGAACTCGTCGCCAGCAAGTTCAACGAGGAAGGCACTTAG
- a CDS encoding PTS sugar transporter subunit IIA, which produces MIGLVLVTHGRLADEFRAALEHVMGPQKQIEAITIGAEDDSDLCRSDIIEAVNRVDSGDGVAILTDMFGGTPSNLAISCMSRPKVEVLAGINLPMLVKLAKVREERSLPDAIAMAQEAGRKYVTIASRVLAGK; this is translated from the coding sequence ATGATTGGTCTAGTGCTGGTGACCCATGGGCGCCTTGCCGACGAGTTCAGGGCGGCGCTCGAACACGTAATGGGTCCGCAGAAACAAATTGAGGCAATTACGATCGGTGCCGAGGACGATTCCGATCTCTGTCGAAGCGACATCATCGAGGCGGTGAATCGCGTCGATAGCGGCGACGGCGTTGCGATCCTCACCGACATGTTTGGCGGCACGCCGTCGAACCTTGCGATCTCCTGCATGAGCCGTCCGAAGGTGGAAGTGCTCGCGGGGATCAATCTTCCCATGCTGGTCAAGCTCGCCAAGGTCCGCGAGGAGCGTTCGCTGCCGGACGCGATCGCGATGGCCCAGGAAGCCGGACGCAAATACGTCACCATCGCCAGCCGCGTGCTCGCAGGCAAATGA
- a CDS encoding HPr kinase/phosphorylase, with protein sequence MSDNSSVHASAVLVGERAVLIRGPSGAGKSRLAFDLILAGRTGALPPAILVGDDRVHLDTAGEQLWVRPAPQLAGLIEIRGLGIRHCPFASEAMVGLIVDLAADDAERLPPPEALKSRFNGILLPRLPVAADFLPLPLVVAALTTTESSWSRNLAANCREGIGNHITSTIAPDFAGAASPLYRQEPGD encoded by the coding sequence ATGAGCGACAATTCAAGCGTGCACGCATCCGCCGTTCTCGTCGGCGAGCGTGCGGTGCTGATCCGCGGCCCGTCGGGCGCCGGCAAGTCCCGTCTCGCCTTCGATCTGATTCTCGCCGGGCGCACCGGCGCGCTTCCGCCGGCCATTTTGGTGGGGGATGACCGTGTCCATCTCGACACAGCCGGTGAACAATTGTGGGTTCGTCCGGCGCCCCAATTGGCCGGTCTGATCGAGATCCGGGGCCTCGGAATCCGCCACTGCCCGTTCGCCAGCGAGGCCATGGTCGGGTTGATCGTCGACCTTGCCGCCGACGACGCCGAGCGGCTGCCACCGCCGGAAGCGCTCAAGTCTCGCTTCAATGGTATCTTGTTACCGCGATTACCCGTCGCCGCCGACTTCCTACCCCTGCCGCTAGTTGTCGCAGCGCTGACGACAACCGAAAGTTCATGGTCCCGTAATCTTGCGGCCAATTGCCGGGAGGGAATTGGTAACCATATCACATCCACAATCGCGCCGGATTTTGCCGGCGCAGCCTCCCCTCTCTACCGCCAGGAACCGGGAGACTAG
- a CDS encoding sensor histidine kinase: MLDRTQLEQGLNTEDASLLLDQEAVADEVARDKGWRRPLGWLRRAGQFFFALSFSSLTRRIVSLNLAGLVALVASILYLSQFRAGLIEARTQSMMVYAEIISEAIAASATVEGNTVTIDPDRLLDLKPGESFGQPDESADFPINPERVAPILRRLIAPTKTRARIFDRDGGLILDSRNLFARGDVLRMELPPPSEKPSLYEKTKATIKTWLNRGDLPIYRELGPEGGKGYSEVAQSLEGLNSSMVRVTERGAIIVSVAVPVQHFRAVRGALMLTTQGDDIDQLVMSERLAILKIGGVASAVMIMLSLLLASTIAGPVRRLADGAERVRHRIQTRVEIPDFTGRRDEIGHLSGALRDMTNALYSRIEAIEMFAADVAHELKNPLTSLRSAVETLPLARNENSRARLLAVIEHDVRRLDRLISDISDASRLDAELQRQDMAPVDLRRLLTTLTGVANETRLGHDVAVEARFEGRGPNDPFSVPGHDSRLGQVISNLLSNAQSFSKPGDKVRIVCRRTRGEVEIVVDDDGPGIGEDALERIFERFYTDRPHQGFGQNSGLGLSISKQIIEAHGGRIWAENRTGPADEDGKPTVAGARFVVRLPTL, encoded by the coding sequence GTGCTTGATCGAACGCAGCTCGAGCAGGGACTGAATACCGAGGACGCGTCACTGCTCCTCGATCAGGAAGCCGTGGCCGACGAGGTGGCGCGGGACAAGGGCTGGCGCCGCCCGCTCGGCTGGCTGCGCCGCGCCGGCCAGTTCTTCTTCGCATTGTCGTTCTCGAGCCTGACGCGCCGCATCGTCTCGCTCAACCTGGCCGGCCTCGTCGCCTTGGTCGCCAGCATCCTCTATCTGTCGCAATTCCGCGCCGGCCTGATCGAGGCGCGCACCCAGAGCATGATGGTCTATGCCGAGATCATCTCGGAGGCGATCGCCGCCTCCGCGACCGTCGAAGGCAACACCGTCACCATCGATCCCGACCGGCTGCTCGACCTGAAGCCCGGCGAGAGTTTTGGCCAGCCGGATGAATCGGCCGATTTCCCGATCAATCCCGAGCGGGTCGCGCCGATCCTGCGTCGCCTGATCGCGCCGACCAAGACGCGCGCCCGCATCTTCGACCGCGATGGCGGCCTGATCCTCGACAGCCGCAATTTGTTCGCGCGCGGCGACGTGCTGCGCATGGAGCTGCCGCCGCCGTCGGAGAAGCCGTCGCTCTATGAGAAGACCAAGGCCACGATCAAGACCTGGCTCAACCGCGGCGACCTGCCGATCTACCGCGAGCTCGGTCCCGAAGGCGGCAAGGGCTATTCCGAAGTCGCGCAATCGCTCGAGGGCCTCAACAGCAGCATGGTGCGCGTCACGGAGCGCGGCGCGATCATCGTGTCGGTCGCCGTTCCGGTGCAGCACTTCCGTGCGGTGCGCGGCGCATTGATGCTGACCACCCAGGGCGACGACATCGACCAGCTGGTGATGTCCGAGCGCCTCGCCATCCTCAAGATCGGCGGCGTCGCGTCCGCGGTCATGATCATGCTGTCGCTGCTGCTGGCGAGCACGATCGCAGGCCCGGTGCGGCGGCTCGCCGACGGCGCCGAACGCGTCCGCCACCGCATCCAGACCCGCGTCGAGATTCCCGACTTCACCGGGCGCCGCGACGAGATCGGCCATCTCTCGGGCGCGTTGCGCGACATGACCAACGCGCTCTACAGCCGCATCGAGGCGATCGAGATGTTCGCCGCCGATGTCGCGCATGAACTGAAGAACCCGCTGACCTCGCTGCGCTCCGCGGTCGAGACGCTGCCATTGGCGCGCAACGAGAACAGCCGCGCCCGGCTGCTCGCGGTGATCGAGCATGACGTCAGGCGGCTCGACCGCCTGATCTCCGACATCTCCGATGCCAGCCGGCTCGATGCCGAATTGCAGCGCCAGGACATGGCGCCGGTCGATCTGCGGCGGCTGTTGACCACGCTGACCGGCGTCGCCAACGAGACCAGGCTCGGCCACGACGTTGCGGTCGAGGCCCGCTTCGAGGGTCGCGGACCGAACGATCCGTTCTCGGTGCCCGGCCATGATTCCCGGCTCGGCCAGGTGATCTCGAACCTGCTGTCGAACGCGCAATCGTTCTCCAAGCCGGGCGACAAGGTGCGCATCGTCTGCCGCCGCACGCGCGGCGAGGTCGAGATCGTGGTCGATGATGACGGGCCCGGCATCGGCGAGGACGCGCTGGAGCGGATCTTCGAGCGCTTCTACACCGACCGGCCGCATCAGGGCTTTGGCCAGAACTCCGGCCTCGGGCTTTCGATCTCCAAGCAGATCATCGAAGCGCATGGCGGACGCATCTGGGCCGAGAACCGCACCGGTCCGGCGGACGAGGACGGCAAGCCGACCGTCGCCGGCGCACGCTTCGTGGTCAGGCTGCCAACACTATGA
- a CDS encoding response regulator transcription factor — protein sequence MPTIALVDDDRNILTSVSIALEAEGYRIMTYTDGASALDGFRTSPPDLAILDIKMPRMDGMETLRRLRQKSDLPVIFLTSKDEEIDELFGLKMGADDFIRKPFSQRLLVERVKAVLRRGQPKDPAAAPKEPDARALDRGLLRMDPERHTCTWKNEPVTLTVTEFLILQALATRPGVVKSRNALMDAAYDDQVYVDDRTIDSHIKRLRKKFKVVDDDFEMIETLYGVGYRFKEA from the coding sequence ATGCCCACAATCGCCTTGGTCGACGACGACCGCAACATTCTCACTTCGGTGTCGATCGCGCTCGAAGCCGAAGGCTATCGCATCATGACCTACACGGATGGTGCGTCGGCGCTGGATGGATTTCGCACGTCGCCGCCCGATCTCGCGATCCTCGATATCAAGATGCCGCGCATGGACGGCATGGAGACGCTGCGCCGGCTGCGCCAGAAGTCGGACCTGCCGGTGATCTTCCTCACCTCGAAGGATGAAGAGATCGACGAATTGTTCGGCCTGAAAATGGGCGCCGACGATTTCATCCGCAAGCCGTTCTCGCAGCGCCTGCTGGTCGAACGCGTCAAGGCCGTGCTCCGCCGCGGCCAGCCGAAGGATCCGGCCGCCGCGCCGAAGGAGCCGGACGCACGCGCGCTCGATCGCGGCCTGCTGCGCATGGACCCGGAGCGCCACACCTGCACCTGGAAGAACGAGCCGGTGACGCTGACCGTGACCGAATTCCTGATCCTACAGGCACTCGCCACCCGCCCCGGCGTGGTGAAGAGCCGCAACGCGCTGATGGACGCGGCCTATGACGACCAGGTCTATGTCGACGACCGCACCATCGACAGCCACATCAAGCGGCTGCGCAAGAAGTTCAAGGTGGTCGACGACGACTTCGAGATGATCGAGACGCTGTACGGCGTCGGCTATCGCTTCAAGGAAGCCTGA
- a CDS encoding HugZ family protein, with the protein MQPTADFDPARLARSLLRRSRQGALATLMAGSGDPYCSLVNLASHPDGSPILLISRLALHTRNILADARVSLMLDEHAEGDPLEGARIMLGGQAEEVTEAERELVRRRYLAAQPSAEAFVEFKDFSFFVIRPRGTHLVAGFGRIVDLTPAQLLTDLSGAEALLEAEGGAVAHMNEDHRDAMNLYATRLLGAESADWLCTGCDPEGMDLQAGRDTLRLTFPDRVSNGTELRKMLVRLAGEARAKV; encoded by the coding sequence ATGCAACCGACCGCCGACTTCGACCCCGCCCGCCTTGCCCGATCGCTGCTCCGCCGCAGCCGCCAGGGTGCGCTCGCCACGCTGATGGCCGGTTCGGGCGATCCGTATTGCTCCCTGGTCAACCTGGCCAGCCACCCCGATGGCTCCCCGATCCTGCTGATTTCGCGGCTGGCGCTGCACACCAGGAACATCCTGGCCGACGCCAGGGTGTCGCTGATGCTGGACGAGCACGCCGAGGGCGACCCGCTGGAGGGCGCCCGGATCATGCTCGGCGGCCAGGCGGAGGAGGTCACCGAGGCAGAGCGGGAGCTGGTCCGCCGGCGCTACCTTGCTGCCCAGCCGTCGGCGGAAGCCTTTGTAGAATTTAAGGATTTTTCGTTCTTCGTGATTCGGCCGCGCGGCACCCATCTGGTCGCCGGGTTCGGCCGCATCGTCGACCTGACGCCGGCGCAGTTGCTGACCGATCTCTCTGGCGCCGAAGCGCTGCTGGAGGCCGAGGGCGGCGCGGTGGCACATATGAATGAGGATCACCGCGACGCCATGAATCTCTACGCCACCCGCCTGCTCGGCGCGGAAAGCGCCGATTGGCTCTGCACCGGTTGCGATCCGGAGGGCATGGACCTGCAAGCCGGCCGGGACACGCTGCGGCTCACCTTCCCCGATCGTGTCAGCAACGGCACCGAGTTGCGCAAGATGCTGGTCCGGCTCGCCGGCGAGGCGCGCGCCAAGGTCTAG
- a CDS encoding phosphoenolpyruvate carboxykinase: MQETGVHNGAFGADKFGLKNLKGVHWNYGAPQLYEHALRNGEAVLSADGALCADTGEFTGRSPKDKFTVRDGLTDKSMWWAGNQSITSEQFATLHADFLKHAEGMTLFAQDLYGGADPTHRIKTRVFTELAWHSLFIRTLLIRPETSELAGFVPELTIIDLPSFRADPKRHGCKSENVVAIDFARKIVLIGGSYYAGEMKKSVFTTLNFYLPEKGVMPMHCSANVGPDGDTAIFFGLSGTGKTTLSADPKRTLIGDDEHGWSADGVFNFEGGCYAKCIKLSGEAEPEIYAASKRFGAVLENVVLGANDRVPDFDDGSKTENTRSAYPLDFIPNASRTGRAPHPKNVVMLAADAFGVMPPIAKLTPAQAMYHFLSGYTAKVAGTERGLGNEPQPEFSTCFGSPFLPRDPSVYGNLLRELIAKHNVDCWLVNTGWTGGKYGTGRRMPIKVTRALLTAALNGSLRNADFRTDKYFGFAVPTSLPGVEPHILDPIKTWADKAEFDKTARALVGMFQKNFAKFEAQVDADVRAAAPEVKLAAE, translated from the coding sequence GTGCAAGAGACGGGCGTGCATAACGGTGCCTTTGGCGCCGACAAATTCGGCTTAAAAAATCTCAAGGGCGTGCATTGGAACTACGGTGCGCCGCAGCTCTATGAGCATGCGCTGCGCAACGGTGAAGCGGTGCTGTCGGCCGATGGCGCGTTGTGCGCTGACACCGGCGAGTTCACCGGTCGCAGCCCGAAGGACAAGTTCACGGTCCGCGACGGCCTGACCGACAAGAGCATGTGGTGGGCCGGCAACCAGTCGATCACCTCGGAGCAGTTCGCGACGCTCCATGCCGACTTCCTCAAGCATGCCGAAGGCATGACGCTGTTCGCGCAGGATCTCTATGGCGGCGCCGATCCGACGCATCGCATCAAGACGCGCGTCTTCACCGAGCTGGCCTGGCACTCGCTGTTCATCCGCACGCTGCTCATTCGCCCCGAGACCTCGGAGCTCGCGGGCTTCGTGCCGGAGCTCACGATCATCGATCTGCCGAGCTTCCGCGCCGATCCGAAACGCCACGGCTGCAAGTCGGAGAACGTCGTCGCGATCGATTTCGCCCGCAAGATCGTCCTGATCGGCGGGTCTTATTATGCCGGCGAAATGAAGAAGAGCGTGTTCACCACGCTGAACTTCTACCTGCCCGAGAAGGGCGTGATGCCGATGCACTGCTCGGCCAATGTCGGCCCCGACGGCGACACCGCGATCTTCTTCGGCCTGTCCGGCACCGGCAAGACCACGCTCTCCGCCGATCCGAAGCGCACGCTGATCGGCGATGACGAGCACGGCTGGAGCGCGGACGGCGTCTTCAATTTCGAAGGCGGCTGCTACGCCAAGTGCATCAAGCTGTCGGGCGAAGCCGAACCGGAGATCTATGCCGCCAGCAAGCGCTTCGGCGCGGTGCTGGAGAACGTCGTGCTCGGCGCCAATGACCGCGTGCCGGATTTCGACGACGGCTCGAAGACCGAGAACACCCGCTCGGCCTATCCGCTCGATTTCATCCCGAACGCCTCGCGCACCGGCCGCGCGCCGCATCCGAAGAACGTGGTGATGCTCGCCGCCGACGCCTTCGGCGTGATGCCGCCGATCGCCAAGCTGACGCCGGCGCAAGCGATGTATCACTTCCTGTCCGGCTACACCGCGAAGGTCGCGGGCACCGAGCGTGGTCTCGGCAACGAGCCGCAGCCGGAATTCTCGACCTGTTTCGGTTCGCCGTTCCTGCCGCGCGATCCGTCGGTCTACGGCAATCTGCTGCGTGAGTTGATCGCCAAGCACAATGTCGATTGCTGGCTGGTCAACACCGGCTGGACCGGCGGCAAGTACGGCACCGGCCGCCGCATGCCGATCAAGGTGACGCGCGCGCTGCTGACCGCGGCGCTGAACGGCTCGCTCCGCAACGCCGACTTCCGCACCGACAAGTATTTCGGCTTCGCGGTGCCGACCTCGCTGCCGGGCGTCGAGCCGCACATCCTCGACCCGATCAAGACCTGGGCCGACAAGGCCGAGTTCGACAAGACCGCGCGTGCGCTGGTCGGCATGTTCCAGAAGAACTTCGCCAAGTTCGAAGCGCAGGTCGACGCCGACGTCCGCGCCGCCGCGCCGGAAGTGAAGCTGGCCGCGGAGTAG
- the rocF gene encoding arginase, which yields MPEADNSRPQRIALLGVPIEIGASQAGPLMGPDALRTAGIARLLEQLDFHVDDHGNLAIPAVVADGPVPANTRFYDEVKTWTRALSERAYWLAHSGAIPIFMGGDHSLSMGSINGVARYWQEKGRPLFALWVDAHADYNTPATTITGNMHGMSAAFLCGEDGLDDLLGGLPRASIPSDQLALIGTRSVDPLERKLLRQRNVSIADMRQIDEFGVAVLTRRVIERVKAKNGVLHVSFDVDFLDPDIAPGVGTTVPGGATYREAHLIMELLHDSGLVRSLDIVELNPFLDERGRTARVAVELIGSLFGLQITDRQTPSNAVLPEIGE from the coding sequence ATGCCCGAAGCCGACAATTCCAGACCTCAGCGCATCGCGCTGCTGGGCGTTCCCATCGAGATCGGCGCATCGCAGGCCGGCCCGCTGATGGGACCGGACGCACTGCGCACCGCGGGCATCGCGCGCCTGCTCGAGCAGCTCGACTTCCACGTTGACGACCACGGCAATCTGGCGATCCCGGCCGTCGTCGCCGACGGCCCGGTGCCGGCCAACACCCGCTTCTACGACGAGGTGAAGACCTGGACCCGCGCGCTGTCCGAGCGCGCCTACTGGCTGGCGCATTCCGGCGCGATCCCGATCTTCATGGGCGGCGACCATTCGCTGTCGATGGGATCGATCAACGGCGTCGCGCGCTACTGGCAGGAGAAGGGCCGGCCGCTGTTCGCGCTGTGGGTCGATGCGCATGCCGACTACAACACGCCGGCGACCACCATCACCGGCAACATGCACGGCATGTCGGCGGCCTTCCTGTGCGGCGAGGACGGCCTGGACGATCTGCTCGGCGGATTGCCGCGCGCCTCGATCCCATCCGACCAGCTCGCGCTGATCGGCACCCGGTCGGTCGACCCGCTGGAGCGCAAGCTGCTGCGGCAACGCAACGTCTCGATCGCGGATATGCGCCAGATCGACGAGTTCGGCGTCGCGGTGCTGACCCGCCGCGTCATCGAACGCGTCAAGGCCAAGAACGGCGTGCTGCATGTCTCGTTCGATGTCGACTTCCTCGATCCCGACATCGCGCCCGGCGTCGGCACCACGGTGCCCGGCGGCGCGACCTATCGCGAAGCGCATCTCATCATGGAGCTGCTGCACGATTCCGGATTGGTGCGCTCGCTCGATATCGTCGAGCTCAATCCGTTCCTCGACGAGCGCGGCCGCACCGCGCGCGTCGCGGTCGAATTGATCGGCAGCCTGTTCGGCTTGCAGATCACCGACCGGCAGACGCCGAGCAATGCCGTGCTGCCGGAGATCGGCGAATAG
- a CDS encoding acyl-CoA thioesterase II, whose protein sequence is MLSKLPHLFDEATTVTAGDSRWQGRTSPDYWAFVGPFGGCTAATILRALMQHPQRAGDPLALTVNYCAPVAEGVFDLDVRLVRGNRSSQHWSVELTQGGGEVSTLATAVFAERRPSWSHQPAQFPGAAPFEQLRPYPKLAMTWANQYDFRFAEGEPKFGGGAAKQPSSAYSKLWIADRVPRKLDALSLMSMSDAFFGRVFHARHELVPFGTVSLTTYFHVDAADLDTEDTTRVLAVADAKTFHKSYGDQNGELWSSSGRLLATTTQIAYFKA, encoded by the coding sequence ATGCTCTCCAAGCTCCCGCACTTGTTCGACGAAGCAACGACCGTCACCGCCGGCGACAGCCGCTGGCAGGGGCGGACCAGCCCGGACTACTGGGCATTCGTCGGCCCGTTCGGCGGCTGCACCGCTGCGACCATCCTGCGGGCGCTGATGCAGCATCCGCAGCGGGCGGGCGATCCGCTGGCGCTGACCGTGAATTACTGCGCGCCGGTCGCCGAGGGCGTGTTCGATCTCGACGTCCGCCTGGTGCGCGGCAACCGCTCCAGCCAGCACTGGTCGGTCGAGCTGACGCAAGGCGGCGGCGAGGTCTCGACGCTGGCGACCGCCGTGTTCGCCGAGCGCCGCCCCTCGTGGTCGCACCAGCCGGCGCAATTTCCGGGCGCCGCACCGTTCGAGCAACTTCGGCCCTATCCGAAGCTCGCGATGACCTGGGCCAACCAGTACGATTTCCGCTTCGCCGAGGGCGAGCCGAAGTTCGGCGGCGGCGCGGCGAAGCAGCCGTCGAGCGCGTACTCGAAGCTCTGGATCGCCGACCGCGTGCCGCGCAAGCTCGACGCGCTGTCGCTGATGTCGATGTCGGACGCCTTCTTCGGCCGCGTGTTTCACGCCCGGCACGAACTGGTGCCGTTCGGCACGGTGTCGCTGACCACCTACTTCCACGTCGACGCGGCCGACCTCGACACCGAGGATACCACCCGCGTGCTCGCGGTCGCCGACGCCAAGACCTTTCACAAGAGCTATGGCGACCAGAACGGCGAATTGTGGTCGTCGTCCGGCCGCCTGCTCGCGACCACGACGCAGATCGCCTACTTCAAGGCCTAG